Part of the Deltaproteobacteria bacterium GWC2_65_14 genome, CATCCCCCCTCCTTCGGCTGGCTTCGCCGGCAGTCGGGGACCCGCAGCGATGCGGGGGTGGGGTCCACGAGGCGGCGGGGACATTCCTGGTTCAATTCCGGGTGGCGGGAGAGGAGTGTCCCCACAACAGGGTGCAAATTCCGGCGAGCGGCGCAGGCAACACAAGCAGCCAATCCCGTCGATAATGCGACAATAACGTAGGCACCTCCGGGACCGGCTCTCCTCCCCTCCCGCGGCCCGCGGATCCCGGTTTCCCCTTGCGGCCTTGCCGGTTATGGAACTCCCCGCATCCCCCGACCTCGGGCGGCACGGCTCCTGCTCTTCCCTCCCCCGACAACCATTTCCTTTCTTCAGGAGGGACCCATGAGATCCGACAGGCTGTTCCACCGCGTAACCGGCATCGCCATCGTCTGCGCCGTCCTAACCGTGTTGTCCGCGGGGATCGCGGGCGCGACGCCCTCCACCCAGATCTGGATCCCGTCCACGGACATCCAGAAGTTCAAGACGCTCCACTTCGGGTTCGACACGTACGTACGCACCAGAAGCAACGACGCGGGGGAGAAGGTAGCCCCGGCCGTGGTGCTCGGCCTCACCGGCGGCGTCCTCCCGTTCGAGAAGATCCAGGCGGAAGTCGGGTTCGACCTGATCCATCTGGGGGGAGATCTGGACGATTACCCCCTCTATTTCAACGCCAAGGTAGGAACTCCCGAGGACGCACTCTTCAAGCACTCCCCGGCGATCGCCGTGGGCGGGTACAACTTCGGGACGAAAAACGACGTGACCGACCAGAACATCGTCTACGGCCTGCTGGCCAGGACCTTTCCTGTCATCGGCCGCCTCTCCGTGGGGTACTTCGCGGGAAACNNNNNNNNNNNNNNNNNNNNNNNNNNNNNTGGGACCGCACCCTTTCCGAGATTTCCGACAAGCTCTGGGCCGCGGTGGATTACCAGGGGACCGACTCCGCGATCGGCGCCCTGAGCTTCGGCGTCTCCTACGCGTTCGCCGAGAACGTGAGCGTCATCTTCGGGTACGACATCTACAACGAGAAGACGACGGGCGGGGAGAACACCTTCACCGTACAACTCGACATCAATTTCTAGCCGGCGGGCAGGAAAGGAGCGAACCGATGACCCGATCCACGATTGGGAAATGGCCCCTGATTCTGGTATTCCTCGCCACCCTCTTTCTCTCCGGCGCCGCCGCCGTCGGATCCGCCGAGGAGGCCCCGGCCCCTGCGGTCCAAAAGGCCGCATCGGCGCCCGCCTTCACCCAGGAGATGGCCGACGCGATCGCCAACCAGAAGATCGCCATGGACACCGTCTGGGTGATGGTCACCGCCTTCCTGGTCTTCTTCATGAACCTCGGCTTCGGGCTGGTGGAGTCGGGCTTCTGCCGGGCCAAGAACTGCGTCAACATCCTCTTCAAGAACTTCGTGGTGTTCGCGGTCTCCTCCCTCGCGTTCCTGGCGCTGGGCTTCGGGCTCATGTTCGGGGACGGAACCGCGTTCTTCGGCCTCAAAGGCCTCTTCTTCGCCACGGGGGCCGACAACAGCCCGGCCATGGGAGATGCCTACCAGGGCGTGTACAGCGCCCTCAACTGGACGGGCGTGCCGCTGTGGGCCAAGTTCTTCTTCCAGCTCGTCTTCGCAGGAACCGCGGCCACGATCGTGTCGGGAGCGGTGGCCGAGCGGATCAAGTTCCAGGCGTTCGTCATCTTCACCTTCTTCATGGTGGGGATCGTCTACCCCATCGGCGGGCATCTGATCTGGGGCGGCGGCTGGCTCGCGAGCAAGGGGTTCCTCGACTTCGCCGGCTCCACCGTCGTCCACTCCATCGGCGGCTGGGCGGCGCTGGCCGGCATCATCATGCTCGGACCGCGGATCGGCAAGTACGGTCCGGGCGGCAAGGTGAACGCTTTCCCCGGCCACAGCATGACCTCGGCCGCCATCGGCGTGTTCGTGCTCTGGTTCGGATGGTTCGGGTTCAACCCCGGCTCCACCATGGCCGCGGACTGGGCCTCCATCGCCCACGTGGCCACCACGACCAACACGGCCGCCGCGGCCGCGACCCTCTCCTCCATGATCACGGCCTGGGTGCTCCTGGGCAAGCCCGACCTCGGGATGGCCCTGAACGGCTGCCTTGCGGGCCTGGTGGCGATCACCGCCCCATGCGCCTTCGTGAGCGTCCCCAGTTCTCTCCTCATCGGCCTCATCGCCGGCATCCTGGTCGTCCTGGCGGTCTTTTTCTTCGACCGGATCCGGATCGACGACCCGGTGGGCGCCACCGCGGTTCACCTGGCCAACGGGGTGTTCGGGACCATCGCCCTGGGCCTCTTCGCCGACCCCGCCGTCTGCCCGGCCGCGGCGGCAGCCAAGAAGGGGCTGTTCCTGGGCGGCGGCATGGGCCAGCTCGGGCCCCAGCTCCTGGGCGTCGCGTTGGTCGGGGCGGCGGTCTTCGCCCTCTCCCTGGCTTTCTGGTTCGTGACGAAAATCCTCTGCAACGGCATCCGCGTGAGCGAGGAGGAGGAAATGGAAGGTCTGGACTACCACGAGCACGGAAACGCCGCGTACCCGAACTTCCAGCTGATCGAGAAGAGGTAACCCGACATGAAGAAGATCGAGGCGATCATCAAGCCGTTCAAGCTCGACGAGGTGAAAAGCGCCCTGCAGGAGCTGGGGATCAGCGGGATGACGGTGGTCGAGGTGAAGGGGTTCGGCCGCCAGAAGGGACACACGGAGATCTATCGCGGGGCGGAATACATGGTCGAATTCGTCCCGAAGATCAAGATCGAGGCGGCGGTTCCGGCCGACTCGGTCGCCGCCGTCGTGGAGCGGATCCTCACCGCGGCCCGGACCGGGAAGATCGGCGACGGGAAGATCTTCGTCTACGACGTGGAGGAGGTCGTCCGGATCCGCACGGGCGAGCGGGGACGCGAAGCTTTGTAGCGAACCGCCCCCCTACATCGCCCGGATGGGCAGAACGAACATCGGGATCCCGTGGTACACGAGCTTCCGCTGGGCGAGAAACGCGGTCTGGTTGTGGAGAAACCGGGACAGGAAGGTCCCCTCCCGGAAGACGAGCTTGCCGGCGAAGAAGGTCGTGTTCGGGAAGTCCCTCACCAGGGCGGCGGCGAGACGGTCGATGATCTCGATGGCGTCGGTGCCCACTTCCTGGCGCACCTCCGCGTAATACCCGCTGGCCCGGACAAAGGAGACGTACTGCCCCAGCTGGGCCGCGAGGTCCTCGCCCAGGTTCGCCACCTCGGCGGCCCCCTTGAACCGGCTGGAATCGACGACCCCCGCGGAGAGGAAGACGAAGTTCCGGAACATCCCGGGGAAGGAACGGACCACCGAGAAGAAGACGTGCATCCCCATCCCGTTGTACCCGGAAACCAGGATCGCGGCCGTCGGGGCGTCCCTCCGCGCCGCGACGTCCGTCCGGGACTCCGTCGGGGCGGGGAGTTGGGTCAGCAGGGCGTCCAGACGCCGTACATACTCCTGGGACTGCCGGTAGTGGCGCCGCACCAGGAAGGAGAGGCCGGCGAACGACCCGGTGATGAGGAGGGTCACCCATCCCCCCTCCGGGAACTTGATCCATACGGTCACGCACAGGATCGACGCGGTCAGCAGGAACCCCACGCCGTTCAGCGCGAGGCGGCCCCGCCACCGGCGCTCCTCCCCCCGGCTCCTCCGCCAGTGGACGCACATTCCGAACTGGGAGAGGGTGAAGGTCAAAAACACGTTGATCGA contains:
- a CDS encoding transcriptional regulator (indirectly regulates nitrogen metabolism; at high nitrogen levels P-II prevents the phosphorylation of NR-I, the transcriptional activator of the glutamine synthetase gene (glnA); at low nitrogen levels P-II is uridylylated to form PII-UMP and interacts with an adenylyltransferase (GlnE) that activates GlnA) yields the protein MKKIEAIIKPFKLDEVKSALQELGISGMTVVEVKGFGRQKGHTEIYRGAEYMVEFVPKIKIEAAVPADSVAAVVERILTAARTGKIGDGKIFVYDVEEVVRIRTGERGREAL